One segment of Palaemon carinicauda isolate YSFRI2023 chromosome 35, ASM3689809v2, whole genome shotgun sequence DNA contains the following:
- the LOC137627272 gene encoding protein FAM200C-like produces MVFIFKQNGDAMDCGNFRGIKLAKPGLKVFERLINETLREIVKIMKHHRALNHRLFQSLCEEVCQEHTVLLYHTEVRWMSRGRVLSRVFDLRGEIHHFLHERVQELPIHFNDPSFVQMLAYLADVFSALNELNLSLQGRGLNIMTAREKLAAFKEKLVLWIKRVKMGNLVNFPCLEETVTGNSTLPPNFVAKIVEHMQMLCTSFEGYFSCGEL; encoded by the exons ATGGTATTTATATTTAAGCAGAACGGTGATGCCATGGATTGTGGTAACTTCAGGGGAATTAAACTAGCAAAgcctggtttgaaagtttttgagaggctAATAAATGAAACATTgcgagagattgtaaagattatgAAACacca CCGTGCTTTGAATCATCGATTGTTTCAGTCACTTTGTGAGGAAGTATGCCAGGAACACACTGTTCTTTTGTACCATACTGAAGTGAGGTGGATGTCACGTGGTCGTGTGCTATCTCGTGTGTTTGATCTGagaggagaaattcaccattttctccatgaacgGGTCCAAGAACTGCccatacatttcaatgaccctagttttgttcagatgcttgcctacttggctgatgtgttttcagcactcaaTGAACTCAATCTCTCTCTGCAGGGAAGGGGACTTAACATCATGACTGCAAGAgagaaattggctgcattcaaggaaaaactagtcttgtggataaagcgtgtgaagatggggaatttggtaaatttcccctgcctggaagagacagtTACAGGAAATTCTACcctgcctccaaactttgttgcaaaaattgttgaacatatgcagatgctgtgtacttcctttgaaggttacttctcatgtggagagttaTAA
- the LOC137627273 gene encoding protein FAM200C-like, with translation MQNLEDVDDDGSIKEDLIDMRHNRGIQMEFTNSQLDHFWAFHLEAYPVLATKALKVLVPFATTYLCEQGYFCLLHIKTISRNPLNSEHDMRVALSTKTPRFDTIMEKTQQQRSH, from the coding sequence atgcagaatttggaagatgttgatgatgatggcagcatcaaggaagatctcatcgacatgagacacaatcgtggaatccaaatggagttcaccaatagtcagctggaccacttTTGGGCTTTTCATCTGGAAGCATACCCTGTACTAGCAACGAAAGCACTCAAAGTGCTGgtaccttttgcaactacttaCTTATGTGAGCAAGGATATTTTTGCCTACTTCACATCAAAACAATAAGCAGAAATCcgctgaattctgaacatgacatgcgagtagcactcagtactaagacaCCAAGATTTGATACCATTATGGAGAAAACacagcaacaacgaagtcactag